GCCATCGCGTATAAGGGCCTCgcatttgttttgtaaaaatcGTTTGAGGTCGTTGAAGGCTGGCAACTCAGAATCtgaaaattgtatttcaaaAGCACGACGAGTGTTTGAGTCCAGCTTTGAAAGAACTAAGTAGCTAAGTATAAAATCCCAACTGTCAGTTGGCAGGTTTAACCCTTTCAATATCGATAAATTTTCGTTAAACAAATCAAGACTACGTCGAAAGTCAGAtggagaatttaattttaaatttacattaagtaTTTCTTTCCAACAGGTGAAAGCTAAATCACGCTTATTTTGATAACGATCAATCAATGTTTGATAAGCCTCTTGATAGAATTTCCCTTCATAAGGGAAGGAGCGTATGAGTGCCACGGCATCTCCATACAAACTTGATATTAGATAATGCATACGCTCTGAGTCTGTAAGTGTTGCGTTGTTATGAATGAGGGAGTGGAATACGTCATGGAATTTAGGCCAACCTTTTATTTCACCTGAAAACTGCGGTACAGAAATTTTAGGAAGTTTTATGTTGTGACTTGTTACTTTGGAAGATTCTAGCGAAGTGTTCAATTCACTACCCGTTTTGATAGTCAACTGCCGATATATAGAAAGAATCTCCATATGAATATCATCAAATTCCATGCGAAGCAGGTCCTCAGCCTCCTCATCGCAACTGTCTATCAGTGATATAATGTCACCGTATGCAGCCTCAAAGGCACTAACAACCTTTTTTACTTCCGAAAAACAAGCAAGGAATGTATTACATTGTTCCGGATCATATTTAGCCGCTCGGGCAATAactaatgttttctttaatcgATTTAAAGATAAAGTACGCTTACGTCGCAATACTGGTAGGTCCTGAACCGAAATTTCATCTGTGTCCATCGACCTCGATTTACTTTTCTTAAGTACAGCACACGATACCTTCCGCTTCACGGAATGTGACATTCTTAATCGGAGCTacgattttatttcaattaaattcaaaaaataaaacaaaaaaataaaaaaattgaaaataagtaCTATGAATATTTGAAGGAAAATGAACgattaatgtaaatgtttttgtaatgtaaaatgttttgtaattacGCAACCAATACAAAAGGATAAAACTACAAGGTCAATAACCCATTTGCAATTGAATAACTCAGGTAAAAGATGACGTATGTGTTCGTATACCTGAGTTGTAAGTATTAGAATAATATCGCAAACACAAAGAACCGTAAGCACCAAACGATATTTATTATAGGTAGATAGGTAGTACGAAAacgaaaaatgaataaaataaaaattcacaaaGTAACTCATTAATTTGTCAATACGTGGACGGTATTTGATCGTGACAAAACAAGATTGGTATAGGTTTAGATTAATGTTAAATACTAGTTAAAATTAAGAACTTGTATTTTGCTGTGACGGTAGATTTCCCGGGTTTCGGCACCATAAAATGTATGTGAGACGTTAGTTCCCGGCTCGGTAGTTTGTTTTAGCCGGTTATCGTCGCGACACACACACTGGGTCTGGACAAACCAATCGATCCCTGGTCGGGGATGGCTACGGAACTTGCCCAGCAAGGTATCCTAGGTCCCCGATGTACGTCTAGGATTCAACAAATAGTGTAAATGCACATACGCACCTGGgactgccacacggagctcctggACGCGTGCACTGTTCTAGAATCACTAGGCCTAGGCCTtgttaatgtattataatttaacttcACCCGCGGTCGTCAATTTCGGTTAAGTTTAAATGTTCTAGATTCGGTTGCGTGTTGCTCGGCTCCCGTTCGTAATCGATGTGTGTGTGCATGCGATGTAGCTTCGCTGTCATTTTGATGGATCCGAACGTGGAGATCGATTGGCGTTGTAAAATGTCAGATTTAAAATTTGCCGCGAAGACggcacaataataattatgtatattaaggTTGTACCACCCTTCAATTCCAAACGTATGACGGCCTCGTGGTAGGACTACGCAGGATAGGGGCATGTACCCGCATGGGCCCACAGTACGCCTTACTActaataacattaattttttataacaatggGTCCGATAATAAAGAGCagacgggccgtgagctcatctacctgtCACCTCTTTGTTTCTTATAAAGTTCtcgaaaattatttgatttgCTAATGTATCGCCTTTACTGACCGCTGACACCAGAAGGTCGCGCGCTGCCGCCCGAGCGCGGCCAGGCGCTGTTGCGAAGGTTTAGGTATTTAATGTGCTCGGGTAATAATCTGGCTCCGTAAATATAATAGGttgaggaaaaagaaaaaaggaccacaaaacagttttggcgcatttgaaaaaaactgggtacacaaaaaagctcgatatttggatGTCTCACGAGCTCActaaaagaaacctaatgaaaccgtgtactcatttgtgattctttattacgacgtaatgaaaccgaaaaatttttgaagaagctgataactggtgatgaatagtggatcacgtacgacaagaacgtctgaaaaaggtcgtggtcaaaggccggtcaggcttcacagactgtggcgaaacccgagttaactcgcaacaaggtgatgctgtgtgtgtggtgggattggaaggacattattcattatgagctgttaccatcagacaggaccatcgattctgaactctactgcgaacaactggtgagattaaagcaagaagttgagagaaagcggccggaattaatcaacagaaggggtgtggtttgtcatcatgataacgctagacctcacacatctttagccattcagcaaaaattaagagagcttggctgggaggtgttaatgcatccgccgtatagtcctgatcttgcaccttcagatttccacctgtttcggtctcttcagaattctttagacagtgtcaggttaacgtcacgagaggactgtcaaaaccaattgtcgcggtattttgatcagaagcccaaaagtttctatagcaatgggatcatgtgcttacctacaagatggcaaaaagatatcgaacaaaatggtacctacatactttagtaaaatgtaaataaactatgttaataaatgttgtgaattttcttaaaaaatgcgaagaaacttttccccaaccttatatattattttacaacactTTTTACCAAATGAATATatcacattttaatttattctaggATTACAAATTTAATAGGGAGAAACAGTAACTGTCGGCACAACTTTGTAAATACGGAAAATGATAATAagtagtagtaaataaatattattaaatgtgCTACTTTACGTGTATACTGTAAGGTTGGTAATTGAATCGCACTTGTATATAGATACGCGTGCGACTGGGCGGCAGATAGCGCGGCAGATAGCGCGGCAGACAGCGCGGCAGCTAGCAGCGCGGTGACGTAGCGCATCGCTGTAGCTGGGACTCCTTCGCGACCGACTCTACGTTCCACCGCGGCACTTTGTTACTAAGAATATTTTCTGACGGACAGAGGAACGACTCGAGACTGTGCGTCGAGCAGATCGAGAACTGACACTGACAGCCGTCATGTCAACCGCGCGCTGTCAGCGCGGCACCTCGCGAGCGACAAGAAGAATGTAATGTCGGTCCGCGATCTATTGAAATGGTGCTTGTGTAATATGCTATGTATAAAACAATAAGTTCCAAATAATTAAGAAGTCACGTTTttttagattcattttatttattttactaactATATTAATGTAACATTGATTGAATACAAGATGTAATGACAGCCGGTCGGCTGGTAGAGGTTTAGGTGGAGTCGGCGGGGCCCTGCTGCAGCTCGGCCAGCAGCGTGTGCAGCCGCAGCTCCCGGTGCAGCAGCGCGTCCGCCAGCTCCGACACCGCCGCGCCGCCCCACGCCGCGCCGCGCACGTACACCCACTGCCACAGTCGCGCCGCCTCAGCATCGCGCCACGCGCCCGCACTCGCACTCGCACCTCACACTAGCAACTCGCACCCGCACTCGCACTCGCACTCGCACCTCACACCCGCACTCGCACTCGCACCTCGTACccacgtgtttttatttttcttacctattcgttggtagctaAGGGGACAACTACACggggacgagtaggtgagctcgcggccTCATCATATCATCAtaatcagcctgcggcagtccactgctggacattgCTCGCGAcctcaacctgagataattgctaacactagccctaacaagagcagtgcttcgcagaatcaaataacgaatcggaatcgcaaacccatgaaaagatccggcgagaaattcagggggctgtgtctatgggttagttcgctcgtcgaactcttcgtcataatcgacgaggacggtgaccggtgctcgaGAGGCACCGAGGGTGAATCCAGGGGATCTAACAATTTTTATTGGCGGTAGAACAAATTgcgactccgcacgggtaggtaccaccaccctgcctgtttctgccgtgaagcagtaatgcgtttcggtttgaagggtggagcagccgttgtagttaCTGTGtaaactgagattttagaactcataaatcaaggtgggtggcggcttagTGTTCTCCTCTTCGCACTCACCTTGTGTGCGGGGAGCAGGTCCAGCGCGGCGAGCAGCGCGCGGGCGGTGCGCGGGCGGGCGCAGTGCGGCGCCGCCTCCAGCCGGCACACGCCGAgcgccgcgccccccgcgccccccgcgccgcccgccgcgccccccgccgcaccccccgcgccccccgcgccgcACGCCCGGTACGCGCGCTCGGCGTCCGGCGGCTCCCAGCGCGAGCGCAGCGCGGCCAGCAGGGCGGGCAGGGCGCGCGCCAGGGCGGCCGCGTGTGACGTCACCGGGCGGGGGACGGACAGCGCCGCGCCGGCCCCGCGAGCCGCTGCAACAGGCCGCGCGTGAGGGGAGCGCTCGGTGAGGCGGGGCGGCGAGGGAGCGCGGCCTCACCGAGCTGGATGTAGACGTTGTGCGGGAACAGCGGCGCGAGCTGCCCCGCCGCCCCGCCGGCCGCCAGCGCGCACGCCGTCTGCTCGCAGTACCGCGAGTGCGAGGCGCTCTTCTGTAACGACAAGACAATTGAACTACTGAGCGCACGGTAACAGCACCAGTATAAACAGCCTAATATACCAACATTAGGCAGAGCAGAGTAGTGCAGGACGTCCCGCAGGATGTCGCGGCGCTGGGCGGGGGAGGCGAGGCTGACCCGCGCCGCCCCCCACTCCGCCCCCTCGCACGGCAGCAGCGCACACTCCGCCCCGTCCCGCTCCTCGCACCCCTCCTCCGTCCAGCGCTTCTCTAGCTCAGCACACCGCTCAGCGCACTGAAACATTGGACGCGGCACGTTATGGACTGGCCAGTCTACGTGTGACAAACTCAAACCCCCGGCCGTGTGGATGTGGGACTGATGCAACTATTGAAACATGACCAAGCTGCTTGCGATGGACGCCCGCGCCCTGCAGCGCCACGCGGCTCGGCGAGCCCGCCCCCCTCCCCGCACACCGGAATTCATACGGAGTGTTCGTTAGCTTTTCCTTCAACATTCTTTGTTGATTTGTAAAGATGTATAAAACACGACGGGGTCCAAATTTGCTACACTTcaaaagaaaataagaaaaataaaaaggggaaattcatattttattcgAAAGTTACGTGTTCATAAGCGAGTTGCAAGGTGGTCGCGTCGGGATCGCACGGCTCCCTCCGGCCGAGCACCGCGGCGCACACGGCACCCCGCGCCCCCCCGCCGGCCCCCCTCGCGGCGTACAGGCGCACGGCGGGGGGGCAGGGGGGGGCCAGCGCGGCCCGCAGCGCGCGCGGCCCGTAGCGCGGCTCCAGCGCCGCCAGCAGCACGTAGGGCAGCGCGTGCTCGCCGGCCCAGCGCGCCAGCACGCCGCGGGCCTCGCGCCGCATGCGCCCGCACTCCGCCGCGCCGCTCTCCGTCTGTGAGCCGCACCCTCACGTTCAATATCTAAAGTTCGTTTAGACTGCTGAACTTTTCGGAATATACGTGCTCAATCCGTGCTTCGGAAATTTCATAGATTTTTTGACGAAGAAATAACCTCCGGGTCGAGAAGCAGCATCAGGGAGTGCATCCAACGCAGCCTCCAGCACAGCAGCGCCAGTCGCCGGGAGCCGCTCGTCCAGGACAGGCACGCCTCCCACAGCGAATTCACCCAGCTCAGGTAGCCTGAGGATACGCGAAGAGGTCACGGGAGGTGTGAGGGTGCCGCGGGGCGCGGGGGCAGGTCACTCACCGGCGTCGTCGGTGAAGTAGTGTGGCGGGTCCAGCAGCAGCCGCACGAGGTCGGGCGCGTGCGCGGCACGGCGGCGCGCGGGATGGTGCGGGGGGAGGCGGCGCGCGGCGCGGAGGGCGGGCAGCAGGCTCTCGGcgccgccccgccccgcgcccccgCTCTCCTCCGCCGCGAGCCCCGCGGGCCCGCACGCGCGCTCCACGTACTCTGCGCCGGGGAGCAGCGGCACCTGCAGCCGGCACAGTCCGCGTGACGCCGCCGCCTCGTCTCGCGTCGCAAGACAAAGTGTCGCGTCGTCGCGCACGTACCTTGGCCAGTCGCAAgaggttgacgcagagcatgaAGGAATGCTGCGGATCGGCCACGGGCAGCAGCAGGGCTGCCACGTCGGCTGCCACCGGGTAGCGCTGAGGGTCGGCGTCCGCGCCCAGCGGgagggcggggggcgcggcggggggGCGCCAGTGGGCGGCGCCGCGCGCTCGCTCGATGCGGGCCCACACCACGTGCTGCGGTAAGCCACTGCCCATGACCTATAttacaaattatgtaattaaacTTGATACGATATttactaataacaaaattaaaatggccGAAATCAaaaagtttcaaaatatttagaatctttatttcttcttcttcttctttgtcgtttcctcattactgagggtcgtgaccactcTGGTCCAGTTTTtccaccagcttcctccaatgttgcctgcattcggcctgcttaatggcgctggtgtttgtggcctccttgatcatgtccgtccacctggttggcaatcttcctcgacttctctttccttccacgtgacctacaactataaatttttccaagttctcaggattttg
This is a stretch of genomic DNA from Bombyx mori chromosome 23, ASM3026992v2. It encodes these proteins:
- the LOC101745338 gene encoding uncharacterized protein LOC101745338 isoform X3; its protein translation is MSLFPAYSQDCAKVTETKISNIDEREVSPAGEEQLLASDNSTDEYPAPLQPPLQSDLTSPDFYLDTKFDPGNLRVSTLYYPGRPEYKAIGRVVGKKRKRRKSEERSFRYWEVNIPVADLSAELAARERALTQQLEKQPNDVALWLRFIDFQVMGSGLPQHVVWARIERARGAAHWRPPAAPPALPLGADADPQRYPVAADVAALLLPVADPQHSFMLCVNLLRLAKVPLLPGAEYVERACGPAGLAAEESGGAGRGGAESLLPALRAARRLPPHHPARRRAAHAPDLVRLLLDPPHYFTDDAGYLSWVNSLWEACLSWTSGSRRLALLCWRLRWMHSLMLLLDPETESGAAECGRMRREARGVLARWAGEHALPYVLLAALEPRYGPRALRAALAPPCPPAVRLYAARGAGGGARGAVCAAVLGRREPCDPDATTLQLAYEHCAERCAELEKRWTEEGCEERDGAECALLPCEGAEWGAARVSLASPAQRRDILRDVLHYSALPNKSASHSRYCEQTACALAAGGAAGQLAPLFPHNVYIQLAARGAGAALSVPRPVTSHAAALARALPALLAALRSRWEPPDAERAYRACGAGGAGGAAGGAAGGAGGAGGAALGVCRLEAAPHCARPRTARALLAALDLLPAHKWVYVRGAAWGGAAVSELADALLHRELRLHTLLAELQQGPADST
- the LOC101745338 gene encoding uncharacterized protein LOC101745338 isoform X2 — encoded protein: MSLFPAYSQDCAKVTETKISNIDEREVSPAGEEQLLASDNSTDEYPAPLQPPLQSDLTSPDFYLDTKFDPGNLRVSTLYYPGRPEYKAIGRVVGKKRKRRKSEERSFRYWEVNIPVADLSAELAARERALTQQLEKQPNDVALWLRFIDFQEAWRGPEAGLRAAERGAAECGEGECGEGEAGRAVRAARHRARAAHLDTHQLLRVLQQDAHDSAARAGPQRLEAWVRLLQEAGARGGAARGARHLQEALDRLRPLPPAYPHLLYVYGSYLSDAGLWEQLVLLMELVAAMNFPPAGFPPPPDPDRDAALEKQLHEFEDKVMGSGLPQHVVWARIERARGAAHWRPPAAPPALPLGADADPQRYPVAADVAALLLPVADPQHSFMLCVNLLRLAKVPLLPGAEYVERACGPAGLAAEESGGAGRGGAESLLPALRAARRLPPHHPARRRAAHAPDLVRLLLDPPHYFTDDAGYLSWVNSLWEACLSWTSGSRRLALLCWRLRWMHSLMLLLDPECAERCAELEKRWTEEGCEERDGAECALLPCEGAEWGAARVSLASPAQRRDILRDVLHYSALPNKSASHSRYCEQTACALAAGGAAGQLAPLFPHNVYIQLAARGAGAALSVPRPVTSHAAALARALPALLAALRSRWEPPDAERAYRACGAGGAGGAAGGAAGGAGGAGGAALGVCRLEAAPHCARPRTARALLAALDLLPAHKWVYVRGAAWGGAAVSELADALLHRELRLHTLLAELQQGPADST
- the LOC101745338 gene encoding uncharacterized protein LOC101745338 isoform X1, which gives rise to MSLFPAYSQDCAKVTETKISNIDEREVSPAGEEQLLASDNSTDEYPAPLQPPLQSDLTSPDFYLDTKFDPGNLRVSTLYYPGRPEYKAIGRVVGKKRKRRKSEERSFRYWEVNIPVADLSAELAARERALTQQLEKQPNDVALWLRFIDFQEAWRGPEAGLRAAERGAAECGEGECGEGEAGRAVRAARHRARAAHLDTHQLLRVLQQDAHDSAARAGPQRLEAWVRLLQEAGARGGAARGARHLQEALDRLRPLPPAYPHLLYVYGSYLSDAGLWEQLVLLMELVAAMNFPPAGFPPPPDPDRDAALEKQLHEFEDKVMGSGLPQHVVWARIERARGAAHWRPPAAPPALPLGADADPQRYPVAADVAALLLPVADPQHSFMLCVNLLRLAKVPLLPGAEYVERACGPAGLAAEESGGAGRGGAESLLPALRAARRLPPHHPARRRAAHAPDLVRLLLDPPHYFTDDAGYLSWVNSLWEACLSWTSGSRRLALLCWRLRWMHSLMLLLDPETESGAAECGRMRREARGVLARWAGEHALPYVLLAALEPRYGPRALRAALAPPCPPAVRLYAARGAGGGARGAVCAAVLGRREPCDPDATTLQLAYEHCAERCAELEKRWTEEGCEERDGAECALLPCEGAEWGAARVSLASPAQRRDILRDVLHYSALPNKSASHSRYCEQTACALAAGGAAGQLAPLFPHNVYIQLAARGAGAALSVPRPVTSHAAALARALPALLAALRSRWEPPDAERAYRACGAGGAGGAAGGAAGGAGGAGGAALGVCRLEAAPHCARPRTARALLAALDLLPAHKWVYVRGAAWGGAAVSELADALLHRELRLHTLLAELQQGPADST